The Phragmites australis chromosome 15, lpPhrAust1.1, whole genome shotgun sequence genome window below encodes:
- the LOC133893325 gene encoding dihydroceramide fatty acyl 2-hydroxylase FAH1-like translates to MVVQEFTVDLNKPLVFQVGHLEERYQEWVHQPIVSKEGPRFFASNTMEFLTRTKWWAVPVIWLPVVCWMSIKSIRMGHAIHEVALMASFGIFIWTLIEYTLHRFLFHIETKSYWTNTAHYLLHGCHHKHPMDSLRLVFPPAATAILCFPFWKLVVFFATPSTTPALFGGGLLGYVMYDCTHYYLHHGQPSKDPAKYLKRYHLNHHFRIQNRGFGITSTFWDIVFGTLPSSNAAGKRY, encoded by the exons ATGGTTGTCCAAGAGTTCACCGTCGATCTCAACAAGCCTCTTGTTTTCCAG GTTGGCCATCTCGAGGAGCGCTATCAAGAATGGGTTCACCAGCCTATTGTCAGCAAGGAAGGCCCACGTTTCTTCGCAAGCAATACCATGGAG TTCTTGACACGCACGAAATGGTGGGCTGTGCCGGTCATTTGGCTTCCTGTTGTCTGCTGGATGTCAATAAAATCTATCAGGATGGGTCATGCCATTCATGAAGTAGCTCTTATGGCTTCATTCGGAATATTCATTTGGACGTTGATCGAGTATACTTTGCATCGCTTCCTATTTCATATTGAGACTAAAAGCTACTG GACAAACACAGCGCATTATCTTCTCCATGGTTGCCACCATAAGCACCCCATGGATTCTCTCCGTCTTGTATTCCCTCCTGCTGCAACAGCAATCTTGTGTTTTCCG TTCTGGAAACTGGTCGTCTTCTTCGCCACCCCATCAACCACTCCTGCGCTATTTGGCGGTGGCCTACTGGGCTATGTGATGTATGATTGCACTCACTACTACTTGCACCATGGACAACCATCCAAAGATCCAGCTAAATACCTCAAG CGGTATCATCTCAACCACCACTTCAGAATCCAAAACAGGGGCTTCGGCATCACCTCAACATTCTGGGACATTGTTTTCGGGACATTGCCCTCATCGAATGCAGCTGGAAAACGCTATTGA